A region from the Sphingomonas flavescens genome encodes:
- a CDS encoding YraN family protein — translation MTRQAAEKRGRGAETLACWHLRLRGWRILARRVRARGGEVDIVARRGRTLAFVEVKARATAQAAAFSLDEWRLRRVAAAAEQLTPRFMRDGDNVRIDAIFVLPRQWPRHLVNVWQG, via the coding sequence GTGACCCGCCAGGCGGCCGAGAAGCGCGGCCGCGGGGCCGAGACCCTTGCTTGCTGGCATTTGCGGCTGCGCGGATGGCGCATTCTTGCGCGACGGGTTCGGGCGCGTGGCGGTGAGGTCGACATCGTCGCGCGGCGTGGCCGCACGCTCGCCTTTGTCGAAGTGAAGGCGCGTGCCACCGCTCAAGCGGCGGCTTTCTCCCTAGATGAATGGCGGCTTCGCCGCGTTGCCGCCGCCGCCGAGCAACTCACCCCAAGGTTCATGCGCGATGGCGACAACGTACGCATCGACGCCATCTTCGTGCTTCCGCGGCAGTGGCCGCGACATCTCGTCAACGTCTGGCAAGGGTGA
- the rsmI gene encoding 16S rRNA (cytidine(1402)-2'-O)-methyltransferase, with product MEERLERGLHIVATPIGNLRDLSPRAADALRRADRILVEDTRVTAKLLAHIGAKVPMMRYDDHSSEAERDAILARLDDEAIALVSDAGTPLISDPGYKLVRAARAAGHAVHTIPGPSAAIAALTLAGLPTDRFLFLGFLPAKAKARSEALAEIAGVRASLILYESGPRLGDTLAALHEQLGNRDGAVTREISKLHEECVTGTLNELAARYADLQPKGEIVVVVGPPAVPEAATDEQLDAALGEALTRLSASRAAAEVAEKLSLPRKRAYARALELTK from the coding sequence ATGGAAGAGCGGCTTGAGCGCGGATTGCACATCGTCGCGACGCCGATCGGCAACCTTCGCGACCTGTCGCCGCGCGCTGCGGATGCGCTTCGACGTGCGGATCGGATTCTCGTTGAAGACACGCGCGTAACCGCCAAGCTGCTTGCGCATATCGGGGCAAAAGTGCCGATGATGCGCTACGACGATCACAGCAGCGAAGCCGAGCGGGATGCGATCCTGGCGCGCCTTGACGACGAGGCGATTGCGCTGGTTAGCGATGCCGGGACGCCGCTGATATCCGATCCCGGATACAAGCTGGTGCGGGCGGCCCGGGCTGCGGGCCATGCGGTCCACACCATCCCAGGCCCCTCTGCCGCAATTGCCGCGCTGACGCTTGCCGGCCTGCCGACTGACCGTTTCCTCTTTCTCGGCTTTCTCCCCGCAAAGGCGAAGGCGCGCAGCGAGGCGCTGGCCGAAATTGCCGGGGTGCGAGCGAGTCTGATCCTGTACGAAAGTGGGCCCCGGCTGGGTGACACTTTGGCTGCATTGCATGAACAACTCGGCAACCGGGACGGTGCGGTCACGCGGGAGATCAGCAAGCTTCACGAAGAATGCGTTACCGGGACCCTAAACGAGCTGGCCGCCCGCTACGCGGACCTCCAGCCCAAGGGCGAGATCGTCGTCGTCGTCGGGCCACCTGCGGTGCCGGAGGCAGCCACCGACGAGCAGCTCGACGCCGCGCTCGGCGAAGCGTTGACGCGCCTCTCCGCATCTCGCGCCGCGGCGGAGGTTGCAGAAAAATTGTCGCTCCCGCGCAAGCGCGCATATGCGCGCGCGCTCGAGCTGACGAAGTGA
- the hemW gene encoding radical SAM family heme chaperone HemW: MALYVHWPFCVSKCPYCDFNSHVRAEIDQDLWRNALLADLAHEARLLPGRRLTSIFFGGGTPSLMDPANVEAVIAAARGHWTASDDLEITLEANPNSVEAARFADLAAAGVNRLSLGLQSFDDSALAFLGRAHSAAEGQRALEIAQRQFGRVSFDLIYALPGDTEETWRRTLSLALAAGTSHLSLYQLTIEPGTRFAAMVARGDLQPLGADEAATLYEVTAEMTAATGLPGYEISNYARPGHESRHNLTYWRYGDYAGVGPGAHGRRLDQRTVRHRKPENFLSAMGRNGHGIVEEAALSPNEAADEALVMGLRLAEGVDVEAIAGRFGYPNLVDWQEVDRLVGSGHLARETGRIALTDRGRLLLDHILGRIALVEPRVSAVA; encoded by the coding sequence GTGGCGCTCTACGTCCACTGGCCGTTCTGCGTCAGCAAATGCCCCTATTGCGACTTCAATAGCCATGTTCGGGCGGAAATTGACCAGGATTTGTGGCGAAATGCACTTCTGGCCGACCTCGCGCACGAGGCTCGGTTGCTACCGGGCCGCCGGCTGACCTCGATCTTCTTCGGTGGCGGCACCCCCTCGCTCATGGATCCGGCCAACGTCGAGGCGGTCATCGCCGCGGCACGCGGACACTGGACCGCCAGCGACGACCTCGAGATTACCCTCGAAGCCAACCCCAACTCGGTGGAGGCCGCACGCTTCGCCGACCTCGCGGCGGCCGGGGTCAACCGCCTGTCGCTCGGATTGCAAAGCTTCGACGACAGCGCCCTCGCCTTCCTCGGCCGCGCCCATAGTGCTGCGGAGGGGCAGCGCGCGCTCGAAATCGCACAGCGCCAATTCGGGCGTGTCAGCTTCGACCTGATCTACGCCCTCCCCGGCGACACCGAGGAAACGTGGCGGCGCACCCTTTCGCTGGCGCTGGCCGCGGGCACGTCCCACCTCTCGCTCTATCAACTCACCATCGAGCCCGGCACGCGCTTCGCTGCGATGGTTGCACGCGGCGATCTGCAGCCGCTCGGCGCAGATGAGGCCGCGACCCTCTATGAGGTCACTGCGGAAATGACGGCTGCTACGGGCCTGCCGGGCTACGAGATCAGCAATTATGCGCGTCCCGGCCACGAGAGCCGCCACAACCTCACCTACTGGCGCTACGGCGATTACGCGGGGGTCGGCCCGGGCGCACACGGCCGTCGCCTTGACCAGCGGACGGTCCGCCATCGTAAGCCCGAGAATTTCCTTTCAGCCATGGGCCGGAATGGGCACGGCATCGTCGAGGAAGCTGCGCTGTCTCCCAACGAGGCGGCCGATGAAGCCCTCGTCATGGGGCTGCGCCTCGCGGAAGGCGTCGATGTCGAGGCGATTGCCGGTCGCTTTGGCTATCCGAACCTCGTCGACTGGCAAGAGGTTGATCGCCTGGTCGGTTCAGGCCACCTCGCGCGCGAGACCGGACGGATCGCCCTTACCGACCGTGGCCGGCTGCTTCTCGATCATATTCTCGGGCGGATCGCCCTTGTCGAGCCTAGGGTTTCGGCGGTTGCGTAA
- the rdgB gene encoding RdgB/HAM1 family non-canonical purine NTP pyrophosphatase: MRPLGDKLVIATHNPGKLREMAALMEPLGITCVSAAELDLPEPEEIGVTFADNADLKAREAADLSGLPALADDSGLCVDALHGSPGIFSARWAEDEQGNRDWMRAMERVWRETEAAGPQAGHDAHFACALAIAWPNDGQVETFEGRVDGTLVWPPRGERGFGYDPIFVANGESETFGEMEPERKHAMSHRADAFRKLTAALHGDALSK; the protein is encoded by the coding sequence ATGAGGCCGCTCGGCGACAAGCTGGTTATCGCCACCCACAATCCCGGCAAGCTGCGCGAGATGGCCGCGCTGATGGAGCCGCTCGGCATCACCTGCGTCAGCGCGGCCGAGCTCGACCTGCCCGAGCCCGAGGAAATCGGCGTCACCTTCGCTGACAATGCCGACCTCAAGGCCCGCGAAGCCGCCGACCTCAGCGGACTTCCCGCGCTGGCGGACGACAGCGGGCTTTGCGTCGATGCGCTTCACGGCAGCCCTGGCATCTTCTCGGCCCGCTGGGCCGAGGACGAACAGGGCAACCGCGACTGGATGCGTGCCATGGAGCGTGTCTGGCGCGAGACCGAAGCCGCCGGACCCCAAGCCGGTCATGACGCCCATTTCGCCTGCGCGCTGGCGATCGCCTGGCCGAACGACGGGCAGGTCGAAACCTTCGAAGGCCGTGTCGACGGCACTTTGGTGTGGCCGCCGCGTGGCGAACGGGGCTTCGGCTACGACCCGATCTTCGTCGCCAATGGCGAGAGTGAAACCTTCGGCGAGATGGAGCCCGAGCGGAAGCACGCGATGAGCCATCGCGCCGACGCCTTCCGCAAGCTGACGGCAGCGCTGCATGGCGACGCGCTTTCAAAGTAG
- the rph gene encoding ribonuclease PH, with the protein MRPSGRAVDQMRELKFESGFTIHAEGSCLVSFGNTRVLCTASVEEKVPPFLRGKGQGWVTAEYGMLPRATHTRGNREAAKGKQSGRTQEIQRLIGRSLRAVMDLKALGERQVIVDCDVIQADGGTRTASISGGWVALRLAVDKLMQAKSLTADPIRTQVAAVSCGIHQGNAVLDLDYDEDSTAGSDGNFVLTADGAIVEAQLTAEGETFDEEGLLRLLRLARIGCGDIFQAQLRATGR; encoded by the coding sequence ATGCGTCCGTCCGGCCGCGCCGTAGATCAAATGCGCGAACTGAAGTTCGAGTCCGGCTTCACGATTCACGCCGAAGGTTCCTGCCTCGTCAGCTTCGGCAACACCCGCGTGCTTTGCACCGCCAGCGTCGAGGAGAAGGTTCCGCCGTTCCTTCGCGGCAAGGGGCAGGGCTGGGTCACCGCCGAATATGGCATGCTTCCGCGCGCGACCCACACCCGCGGCAATCGCGAGGCGGCCAAGGGTAAGCAGTCCGGCCGCACGCAGGAAATCCAGCGCCTCATCGGCCGCTCGCTCCGCGCCGTGATGGACCTGAAGGCGCTCGGCGAACGCCAGGTCATCGTCGATTGCGACGTTATCCAGGCCGACGGCGGCACCCGCACCGCGTCGATCTCGGGCGGCTGGGTCGCGCTCCGCCTCGCCGTCGACAAGTTGATGCAGGCCAAGTCGCTCACGGCCGATCCGATCCGCACGCAAGTCGCAGCGGTCAGCTGCGGCATTCACCAGGGCAATGCGGTGCTCGACCTCGACTATGACGAGGATTCGACCGCGGGCAGCGACGGCAATTTCGTCCTGACCGCTGATGGGGCGATTGTCGAAGCCCAGCTCACTGCCGAAGGTGAGACCTTCGACGAGGAAGGCCTGCTCCGCCTCCTCCGCCTCGCCCGCATCGGCTGCGGCGATATCTTCCAGGCGCAGTTGCGGGCGACCGGCCGATGA
- the hrcA gene encoding heat-inducible transcriptional repressor HrcA, whose product MTQPIGELTDRMRDIFGLVVEAYLERGQPIGSKALAGSISLSPASIRGVMQELEERGLLTHPHTSAGRIPTDSGLRLFVDGIMQAAAPDPHERRQIERQIVRDQPIEDALAAASAALSGLSQAAGVVLAPKRELTLKQLNFVPLSDTRALAVLVGADGSVENRVITLDGAISAAALNEVSNFINARLSGLTLAEAQLRLRAEIRERKEAIDLAAAELVASGLAAWSQDHARRPVLIVRGQANLIDPNAAADLERVRSLLDELEEAQEIAHLLDSARDAPGCRIFIGSENRMFALSGSSVIAAPYRGSLGEVVGVVGVIGPTRLNYARVVPMVDFTAKALTRLMA is encoded by the coding sequence ATGACACAGCCGATCGGCGAATTGACGGACCGCATGCGGGATATCTTCGGCCTGGTGGTCGAAGCCTATCTCGAGCGCGGCCAGCCGATCGGATCGAAGGCGCTGGCCGGATCCATCAGCTTGTCGCCGGCGTCGATCCGCGGCGTCATGCAAGAATTGGAGGAGCGGGGCCTGCTTACGCATCCGCATACTTCCGCAGGGCGGATTCCGACCGACAGCGGCCTTCGCCTGTTCGTCGACGGCATCATGCAGGCCGCGGCGCCCGATCCGCATGAGCGCCGACAGATCGAACGCCAGATCGTGCGCGACCAGCCGATCGAGGACGCGCTGGCGGCGGCATCGGCGGCGCTGTCGGGCCTAAGCCAGGCAGCGGGCGTGGTGCTAGCGCCAAAGCGCGAGCTGACGCTCAAGCAGCTCAATTTCGTGCCGCTCAGCGATACGCGGGCGCTGGCAGTGCTGGTCGGTGCCGATGGCAGCGTCGAGAATCGGGTAATCACGCTCGATGGCGCGATTAGCGCTGCGGCGCTCAACGAAGTCAGCAACTTCATCAATGCGCGCTTGTCCGGCCTGACGCTCGCCGAGGCGCAGCTCCGGCTCCGCGCGGAAATCCGCGAACGCAAGGAAGCGATCGATCTGGCCGCCGCCGAGCTGGTTGCGTCCGGCCTTGCTGCCTGGAGCCAGGACCATGCTCGGCGGCCCGTACTGATCGTGCGCGGCCAGGCCAACCTTATCGATCCCAATGCGGCGGCGGACCTCGAACGGGTCCGATCGCTGCTCGACGAGCTGGAGGAAGCGCAGGAGATTGCGCATCTGCTCGACAGCGCGCGGGACGCACCGGGATGCCGGATCTTCATCGGTTCCGAGAACCGGATGTTCGCCTTGTCGGGATCTTCGGTGATCGCCGCGCCTTATCGCGGGAGCCTGGGGGAGGTGGTCGGCGTTGTCGGCGTGAT